The Nitrospirota bacterium genome has a window encoding:
- the hpt gene encoding hypoxanthine phosphoribosyltransferase, with amino-acid sequence MAEKIFGKPLITQEAVQKRIKELGQKITRDYAGKDLYLIGVLKGAFAFYADIARAISLPLRVGFISVSSYQGATHTSGKVKIVSDLKEEIVGKDVLLVEDIVDSGLTLQFLKKKFNAKKPNSLKVCSLLNKAAGRQVDVDIDYVGFEIPDKYIVGYGLDYDNKYRNLPYMAVLENIEE; translated from the coding sequence ATGGCCGAGAAAATTTTTGGGAAACCTCTGATCACTCAAGAAGCAGTTCAAAAGCGGATTAAAGAATTAGGCCAAAAAATTACCAGAGATTACGCCGGGAAGGATCTCTACCTGATTGGTGTATTAAAAGGGGCGTTTGCTTTTTATGCGGATATCGCCAGAGCGATCTCACTTCCTCTGAGAGTCGGCTTTATCAGCGTGTCGAGTTATCAGGGAGCAACCCACACCTCGGGCAAGGTTAAAATCGTTTCTGATCTGAAGGAAGAAATCGTGGGAAAAGACGTTCTTTTAGTGGAGGATATCGTCGACTCCGGGCTAACCCTCCAGTTTTTAAAGAAAAAATTTAACGCAAAAAAGCCGAATTCGTTGAAAGTCTGCTCTTTGTTGAATAAAGCGGCCGGAAGGCAGGTCGATGTTGACATTGATTATGTCGGGTTCGAGATTCCGGACAAATATATTGTGGGATACGGCCTGGATTATGACAATAAATACCGCAACCTGCCCTATATGGCCGTTCTTGAAAACATAGAAGAGTGA
- a CDS encoding ATP-dependent metallopeptidase FtsH/Yme1/Tma family protein: MKPRFKNMALWLVIGLFMILLFNLFNTPPRQGEEELIFSDFMARVDKGDISEVVIKENHLTGVLKDGVKFKTYAANYPDLIKNLREKNIKINVKPPDENPWYITFLMTWGPFVFILALWIFFMRQMQMGGNKALSFGKSRARLLSEDKKKITFADVAGVDEAKDEVIEIIEFLKDPPKFQKLGGRIPKGVLIVGPPGTGKTLLAKAIAGEAGVPFFSISGSDFVEMFVGVGASRVRDLFEQGKKHAPCIIFIDEIDAVGRHRGAGLGGGHDEREQTLNQLLVEMDGFETSEGVILVAATNRPDVLDPALLRPGRFDRQVVVQRPDYKGRTEILKVHTKKIPLDSSVNLEVIARGTPGFAGADLENLVNEAALLAARRNKKVVEMIDFEFAKDKVLMGVERKSIMINEQEKRTTAYHEAGHTLVARILPGTDPVHKVTIIPRGRALGLTMQLPTDDRYTYGKEFLHNNIAILMGGRVAEEVAFQHITTGAGNDIERATDLARKMVCEWGMSERLGPLTFGKKEQEIFLGREISQHRDYSESTAIEIDNEVKRLVMENYERAKTIIKTNFSALKALAEALLEKESLDAPEIEKIIQSAIATAA, translated from the coding sequence ATGAAACCTCGTTTTAAAAATATGGCGCTTTGGCTGGTTATCGGGTTATTCATGATTTTATTGTTTAATCTTTTTAATACCCCTCCCCGGCAGGGCGAAGAGGAGCTTATTTTCAGCGATTTTATGGCCCGTGTTGACAAGGGGGACATATCAGAAGTCGTTATTAAAGAGAACCATCTTACGGGCGTTCTAAAAGATGGCGTTAAATTTAAAACCTATGCCGCGAATTATCCTGATTTGATTAAGAACCTCCGGGAAAAGAACATCAAGATAAACGTCAAACCGCCGGATGAAAACCCCTGGTACATCACTTTTTTAATGACGTGGGGTCCCTTTGTCTTTATTCTGGCCCTATGGATCTTTTTTATGCGTCAAATGCAAATGGGTGGAAACAAGGCCCTTTCATTTGGTAAAAGCCGGGCAAGGCTTTTGTCTGAAGACAAGAAAAAAATAACATTTGCGGATGTCGCCGGGGTGGATGAAGCAAAAGATGAGGTCATTGAGATCATAGAATTTTTAAAAGACCCTCCAAAATTTCAGAAACTGGGAGGAAGAATTCCGAAAGGCGTTTTAATCGTCGGGCCTCCGGGCACGGGAAAAACTCTTTTAGCCAAGGCGATTGCGGGAGAGGCAGGCGTCCCTTTCTTCAGTATCAGCGGGTCGGATTTTGTTGAAATGTTTGTGGGGGTGGGCGCTTCCAGGGTACGGGACCTTTTTGAACAGGGGAAAAAACATGCGCCCTGCATTATTTTCATCGATGAAATTGACGCCGTCGGCCGTCACCGGGGAGCTGGTTTGGGGGGAGGTCATGATGAAAGGGAACAGACGTTAAACCAACTTCTCGTTGAGATGGATGGTTTCGAGACCTCGGAGGGGGTTATTCTCGTTGCCGCCACGAACAGACCCGATGTGCTTGACCCTGCTTTGCTGCGTCCCGGCCGGTTTGACCGGCAGGTCGTGGTTCAGAGACCCGATTATAAGGGAAGAACGGAAATCTTAAAGGTGCATACCAAGAAAATTCCTCTTGATTCCAGCGTCAACCTGGAAGTTATTGCGCGGGGGACTCCTGGATTTGCCGGAGCTGACCTGGAAAACCTGGTGAATGAAGCGGCGCTTTTGGCTGCGCGGAGAAATAAAAAAGTCGTCGAAATGATTGATTTTGAATTTGCGAAAGATAAAGTCTTAATGGGCGTGGAAAGAAAAAGTATTATGATCAACGAACAGGAGAAACGAACGACCGCTTATCATGAAGCCGGACATACGCTCGTGGCCAGAATTCTGCCGGGAACGGATCCTGTTCATAAGGTGACGATTATTCCGCGTGGAAGAGCGTTAGGATTAACAATGCAGCTTCCGACCGATGACCGGTATACCTACGGCAAAGAGTTCCTCCATAACAACATTGCCATTTTAATGGGGGGAAGAGTCGCGGAAGAGGTGGCGTTTCAGCATATCACGACGGGCGCGGGAAATGATATTGAGCGTGCGACCGATCTTGCAAGGAAAATGGTCTGTGAGTGGGGAATGAGCGAAAGATTAGGCCCTCTGACTTTTGGAAAAAAGGAACAGGAAATTTTTCTTGGAAGGGAAATCTCCCAGCATCGGGACTACAGTGAGTCGACCGCAATTGAAATTGATAATGAAGTGAAGCGCCTTGTCATGGAAAACTATGAGCGTGCCAAAACGATCATTAAAACGAACTTCAGCGCTTTAAAAGCGCTTGCAGAGGCCCTTCTTGAAAAAGAATCTCTCGACGCTCCCGAAATTGAAAAAATTATTCAGTCTGCGATTGCTACCGCTGCGTAG
- the folP gene encoding dihydropteroate synthase, translating into MNFCKQTFELSCGRFKIQLGVKTHVMGILNATPDSFTDQGKYFGQSDAISHALKMEEEGADFIDVGGESSRPGAQPVSVEEELRRVLPVLEAVVPRLKIPVSIDTCKPEVARKAIEYGVSLINDIQAFNHPEMAEIAAEYHLPVVLMHMQKTPETMQMSPHYHSVVEEIILFFEAKINAAVSAGLSKEQIILDPGIGFGKTVEHNLKILHSVEEFFVLNRPLLIGASNKSFIGKILDLPVDKRLAGSLATVAWAVWKGVHMVRVHEVGPTVNVIRMIEAIRAGGI; encoded by the coding sequence ATGAACTTCTGTAAACAAACATTCGAACTCTCCTGCGGCCGATTTAAAATTCAGTTGGGCGTGAAAACTCATGTCATGGGAATCCTCAATGCGACCCCCGATTCTTTTACCGATCAGGGAAAATATTTTGGTCAATCGGATGCCATTTCCCATGCGCTGAAAATGGAGGAAGAGGGGGCTGACTTCATTGACGTCGGGGGGGAGTCTTCAAGGCCCGGAGCCCAACCTGTTTCCGTGGAGGAAGAACTCCGCCGCGTGCTTCCTGTTCTGGAAGCGGTTGTCCCACGGTTGAAAATTCCCGTTTCGATTGATACCTGTAAACCGGAAGTTGCCCGGAAGGCCATTGAATACGGGGTTTCCCTGATTAACGACATTCAGGCCTTCAATCATCCCGAAATGGCCGAAATTGCCGCAGAATATCATCTTCCGGTTGTGCTCATGCACATGCAAAAAACGCCAGAGACCATGCAGATGAGTCCACATTATCACTCGGTGGTGGAAGAAATTATTCTTTTTTTTGAGGCGAAGATAAACGCCGCCGTCTCCGCGGGTTTGTCGAAGGAGCAGATTATTCTGGATCCGGGGATCGGATTTGGTAAAACCGTTGAACACAACCTGAAAATTCTTCATTCGGTAGAAGAGTTCTTTGTCCTTAACCGGCCCCTTTTAATCGGCGCTTCAAATAAATCCTTTATTGGAAAGATTTTAGACCTTCCCGTAGATAAACGCCTGGCCGGGTCCCTGGCTACGGTAGCGTGGGCCGTCTGGAAGGGGGTTCATATGGTGAGAGTGCATGAAGTCGGGCCGACCGTCAATGTTATTCGGATGATTGAGGCGATCCGGGCGGGCGGGATTTGA
- a CDS encoding TIGR00159 family protein, whose amino-acid sequence MNDFTVILQDLLSHFRWLDLFDILLVSYLIYRILVILKGSRALHMLTGLSFLLLVLLFSKWLDLYTLDWLVTNFWSQIILALIILFQPEIRRVLVQIGLNPFKEGLLPLEGSRTLEEILKAINHLSNRKIGAVIVLEREIEIKETAELGLALDSIISKEILISIFETSSPIHDGAVIIRGNRIVSAGCFLPLSFNPSVNKKLGTRHRAAIGITEEGDAVVLVVSEETGKISVISGGVMSEDLKISEVRERLRLLLFKEKKPGFLRPVEKIKRPFAK is encoded by the coding sequence ATGAACGATTTTACCGTTATCCTCCAGGATTTACTTTCACATTTCAGGTGGCTCGATTTATTCGATATTCTTCTCGTTTCCTATTTGATTTATCGGATTCTTGTGATTCTCAAGGGGAGCCGGGCGCTTCACATGCTGACCGGACTCTCCTTTCTTCTCCTTGTCCTTCTTTTTTCAAAATGGCTGGACCTTTATACGCTCGATTGGCTGGTGACAAATTTTTGGTCGCAAATCATTCTGGCTTTGATCATTTTGTTTCAGCCTGAGATCCGGCGAGTTTTAGTGCAGATTGGGTTAAACCCGTTTAAAGAGGGATTGTTGCCGCTCGAAGGGTCCAGGACCCTGGAGGAGATCTTAAAGGCAATCAACCATTTATCGAATCGAAAAATAGGCGCAGTGATTGTCCTGGAGCGTGAGATCGAAATTAAGGAGACCGCGGAACTTGGTCTGGCATTAGACTCGATCATTTCAAAGGAGATTTTAATTAGTATTTTTGAAACGTCTTCCCCGATTCACGATGGGGCTGTCATCATACGGGGGAACCGGATCGTTTCGGCAGGATGTTTTTTACCCCTTTCATTTAATCCCTCTGTTAACAAGAAACTTGGAACCCGCCACCGCGCCGCCATCGGAATTACCGAAGAAGGCGATGCCGTCGTGTTGGTCGTTTCCGAGGAAACCGGAAAAATTTCGGTCATTTCAGGAGGCGTCATGTCGGAAGATTTAAAAATCTCGGAAGTGCGGGAAAGGTTAAGATTGCTCCTCTTCAAGGAGAAAAAACCTGGTTTTCTTCGTCCCGTAGAAAAAATTAAAAGACCTTTCGCCAAATGA
- a CDS encoding YbbR-like domain-containing protein, producing MKKKAIGLKTLFFKNSLIKIVSLFLGVLLWGYVNSRGQVEMNFLVPLQLKNLPENWKIVGRTPENIEVRVKGRESTLENLTTARLAATVDLSKVSLGENTVYLHGENINVPLNVEVTHLLPKTITLKIEPKETQSKETQHLLK from the coding sequence ATGAAAAAAAAAGCTATCGGGCTAAAAACCCTCTTTTTTAAAAACAGCCTTATCAAAATTGTCTCCCTGTTCCTTGGCGTATTACTCTGGGGCTACGTGAATTCACGTGGTCAGGTTGAAATGAATTTCCTGGTGCCTCTTCAGCTTAAAAACCTTCCTGAAAACTGGAAAATTGTGGGGAGAACGCCCGAAAATATAGAGGTCAGGGTTAAAGGAAGGGAAAGTACGCTGGAGAATCTGACTACCGCGCGGTTGGCGGCTACGGTTGACCTTTCCAAGGTGTCACTTGGAGAAAATACGGTTTATCTTCATGGCGAAAATATTAATGTTCCGTTAAACGTTGAAGTGACCCATCTGCTTCCAAAAACCATTACGTTAAAAATCGAACCCAAAGAAACCCAATCCAAAGAAACCCAGCACCTTTTAAAATAG
- a CDS encoding ribonuclease H-like domain-containing protein → MGDILVLDLETQKAFDEVNGRHNMRDLLISVVGIYSYQRDAFECYEEKDLPKLFPMLESADLIVGFNTRRFDYLVLEPYYKKSLDHFRSLDIMEVVQKMLGHRLSLDTIAKATLNKSKLGAGLDAIRYFRNGEIEKLKEYCLEDVRLTRDLYEYGKKHGKLYYTDKSGKGILSFSVNWEMEKQQSLF, encoded by the coding sequence ATGGGTGATATTTTAGTCTTAGACCTTGAAACTCAAAAAGCTTTTGATGAAGTCAACGGCCGGCATAATATGAGAGATCTTTTGATCTCCGTCGTTGGCATTTATTCTTATCAACGGGATGCGTTTGAATGCTACGAAGAAAAAGATCTTCCCAAACTTTTCCCGATGCTGGAGTCCGCGGATCTCATTGTCGGTTTTAATACCAGACGGTTCGATTACCTGGTCCTCGAACCCTATTATAAAAAATCGCTCGATCATTTTCGAAGTCTCGACATTATGGAAGTCGTTCAAAAAATGCTGGGACACCGCTTGAGTCTCGATACCATTGCTAAAGCGACGCTCAACAAATCTAAACTCGGGGCCGGACTTGATGCCATCCGTTATTTTAGAAACGGAGAAATTGAAAAGTTAAAAGAATATTGTCTGGAAGACGTCAGACTGACAAGAGATTTATATGAATATGGGAAGAAGCACGGCAAACTCTACTACACCGACAAATCAGGTAAAGGGATCTTAAGCTTTTCGGTGAATTGGGAGATGGAGAAACAGCAGTCGCTATTTTAA
- a CDS encoding anhydro-N-acetylmuramic acid kinase, giving the protein MKVIGLMSGTSMDGIDAALLDINRRKTGLRFKLLAFETFPFPKDLPEKLIDVAEGNETTALISHLNFYMGELFAEASFKIAAKAKVEIHKVDLIGSHGQTIWHAPAPIPEGRYKIRSTFQIGESSVIAVRTGVTTIADFRPADVAAGGEGAPLAPYFHHALDKKKGKSRLMINIGGISNVTFLPRSSKKKILAFDTGPGNILIDGLVQAVTKGKSKMDRNGRIAAKGNIHLVLLNELMDHPFMDKKPPKSTGRETFGLPMIDHILDRGNQFKLSFEDLMATVTAFTSMSIFMNCETFILKKEAVDEVIVGGGGARNPMLMAFLKKAFHPVPFFQFEDLGLNGKAIEAMAFALFAYDTFHAIPDNVPSVTGAKKPVIMGKISPGNNFKKLFSSRHRVD; this is encoded by the coding sequence ATGAAAGTTATTGGACTCATGTCGGGCACTTCAATGGACGGGATTGACGCGGCGCTGTTAGATATTAACCGGAGGAAAACAGGCCTCCGTTTCAAATTACTCGCCTTTGAAACTTTCCCGTTCCCCAAAGACTTGCCCGAAAAACTCATCGATGTCGCCGAAGGGAATGAAACGACGGCATTGATTTCCCACCTTAATTTTTATATGGGGGAATTGTTTGCCGAGGCCTCCTTTAAAATTGCGGCTAAAGCAAAGGTAGAAATTCACAAAGTCGATTTAATCGGTTCTCACGGCCAGACCATCTGGCATGCTCCCGCGCCAATTCCAGAAGGCCGTTATAAGATCCGGTCTACGTTTCAAATCGGAGAATCCTCGGTTATTGCGGTCCGGACCGGCGTGACGACGATAGCCGATTTTCGTCCTGCTGATGTGGCGGCAGGGGGAGAAGGAGCTCCTTTAGCCCCCTACTTCCATCACGCTCTGGATAAAAAGAAAGGAAAAAGCCGTTTGATGATTAACATTGGCGGGATCAGTAATGTGACCTTCCTGCCCCGATCGTCAAAAAAGAAGATTCTGGCCTTTGATACCGGCCCCGGCAACATCCTGATCGATGGGTTGGTTCAGGCCGTCACCAAGGGGAAATCAAAGATGGACCGGAATGGCCGGATAGCGGCAAAAGGAAACATTCATTTGGTCCTTTTAAATGAATTAATGGATCACCCTTTTATGGATAAAAAACCGCCGAAAAGCACGGGCCGGGAAACTTTCGGTCTGCCGATGATCGACCATATTCTGGATAGGGGAAATCAATTCAAACTCTCTTTTGAGGATTTGATGGCAACGGTGACTGCCTTTACCTCTATGTCTATTTTTATGAATTGTGAAACATTTATTCTCAAAAAAGAGGCTGTGGATGAGGTCATTGTCGGCGGGGGAGGGGCCAGGAACCCGATGTTGATGGCATTTTTAAAGAAAGCCTTTCATCCGGTTCCTTTTTTTCAATTTGAAGATTTGGGTTTAAACGGAAAAGCCATCGAAGCGATGGCTTTTGCATTGTTTGCTTACGATACCTTTCATGCGATTCCCGATAACGTTCCGAGCGTGACCGGCGCAAAAAAACCGGTCATCATGGGGAAAATCAGCCCGGGGAATAACTTTAAAAAATTATTTTCCAGCCGACATCGAGTCGATTAA
- the sat gene encoding sulfate adenylyltransferase, with protein sequence MSGPRNPLNPEKPSKYSRQSKKHFIDPINQEKVMTPKTTQAAESIPHGGKLINRILNEQEKKDALAKAKGFKKKYLTTREISDLEMIAIGAFSPLEGFMGKADYEAVIHHMHLANGLPWTIPVTLSASDQEAASFKNEKEIALLSENEEVLAILHLKEIFPQEKETEAVKVYRTDSREHPGVSQVFQMESMLLGGKISLINRPRHENFQVYRLDPKETRSAFQQKGWKKIVGFQTRNPIHRAHEYIQKCALEIVDGLLVHPLVGATKGDDIPAEVRMRCYEALLADYYPKERTMLAVFPANMRYAGPREAIFHAIVRKNYGCTHFIVGRDHAGVGNYYGTFDAHYIFDEFKPGELGITPLFFDNTFYCKKCQSMGSIKTCPHDKADQVSLSGTRVREMLKDGILPPVEFSRPEVAKILIDSMSAGK encoded by the coding sequence ATGTCCGGTCCAAGAAATCCCTTGAATCCGGAGAAGCCCTCCAAATACTCAAGGCAATCAAAAAAACATTTTATTGACCCAATCAATCAGGAGAAAGTAATGACCCCGAAAACGACTCAAGCCGCCGAATCGATTCCTCACGGAGGAAAGCTGATCAATCGAATCCTTAATGAACAGGAGAAAAAAGACGCCCTGGCAAAAGCAAAGGGCTTCAAGAAAAAATATCTGACCACCCGGGAAATCTCCGATTTGGAAATGATCGCCATAGGCGCGTTCTCCCCTCTAGAGGGATTTATGGGAAAAGCAGATTATGAAGCGGTGATTCACCATATGCATCTGGCCAACGGCCTCCCATGGACGATTCCGGTGACCCTTTCTGCCAGCGATCAGGAGGCGGCCTCTTTTAAAAACGAAAAAGAAATTGCCCTCTTAAGTGAAAACGAAGAGGTTCTCGCCATTCTTCACCTGAAAGAGATTTTCCCCCAGGAAAAAGAGACTGAAGCGGTCAAGGTCTATCGAACCGATTCGCGGGAACATCCCGGAGTCAGCCAGGTCTTTCAGATGGAAAGTATGCTTTTAGGAGGAAAAATTTCTTTGATCAATCGTCCCCGTCACGAAAATTTTCAGGTTTACCGTCTCGATCCTAAAGAAACCCGGTCCGCGTTCCAGCAAAAAGGGTGGAAAAAAATCGTTGGTTTTCAGACCCGGAACCCGATCCATCGGGCTCATGAATACATTCAGAAATGCGCCCTTGAAATTGTGGACGGCCTTTTGGTCCACCCCCTGGTTGGAGCGACCAAGGGGGATGATATTCCCGCGGAAGTCAGAATGCGGTGCTACGAAGCGCTTTTAGCCGATTATTATCCCAAAGAACGAACAATGCTCGCCGTTTTCCCGGCCAATATGCGTTATGCCGGACCGAGAGAAGCCATTTTTCATGCCATCGTCCGGAAAAATTACGGGTGCACCCACTTTATCGTCGGACGGGATCATGCCGGGGTTGGAAATTACTACGGAACCTTTGATGCGCACTATATCTTCGACGAGTTTAAACCTGGCGAACTGGGGATTACGCCTCTTTTCTTCGACAATACGTTTTACTGTAAAAAATGTCAGAGCATGGGATCCATTAAAACCTGCCCTCATGATAAGGCAGACCAGGTCTCTCTTTCCGGAACCAGGGTAAGAGAAATGCTGAAGGATGGAATTCTGCCTCCCGTGGAATTCAGCCGGCCGGAAGTCGCAAAAATCTTAATCGACTCGATGTCGGCTGGAAAATAA
- a CDS encoding anthranilate phosphoribosyltransferase, producing MTFQELIAKIGKGQKGAKDLTAEEAEFAITGLLEEKASPYQVGAFLISLRIKEETPEELAVFTRACKRSLHPLIQSFQVRAGETLDLPFYAGKRTSFHVGLPASLVMAGAGLNVVLHGDPNPPLRISKSMVLAYLGWRQALSLKERLEFFTETGWTYLDIAQIHPGIKRFLDLRNEIGLRSIFHTIARLLNPLEASSQIIGISHPKSYEKIAETVRALGVSNALVVRGLEGESEENLSGPVEGIIVNPGSHSKTHLEPSPLGLTPIRRSEIEMKDPEAEARITEEILEGKGGKDRTALTLWNASIGLFISGKAKTLQEAYVRSKKSLESGEALQILKAIKKTFY from the coding sequence ATGACCTTTCAGGAATTAATAGCGAAAATCGGCAAAGGACAGAAGGGGGCGAAAGATTTAACGGCGGAGGAAGCCGAATTTGCGATCACCGGGCTTCTTGAGGAAAAAGCCTCCCCATACCAGGTCGGGGCTTTTCTGATCTCGCTTCGGATCAAAGAGGAAACTCCGGAGGAGCTGGCCGTTTTCACCCGGGCCTGTAAACGTTCTCTTCATCCGTTGATTCAATCGTTTCAAGTCAGGGCAGGGGAAACGCTGGACCTCCCTTTCTATGCGGGAAAGAGAACCTCTTTCCATGTCGGGCTTCCGGCCTCCCTGGTCATGGCAGGGGCTGGATTAAATGTCGTCCTGCACGGGGATCCGAATCCCCCGTTGAGAATCAGTAAATCGATGGTGTTGGCTTATCTCGGTTGGAGACAGGCGCTTTCTTTAAAAGAACGCCTTGAGTTTTTCACGGAGACCGGATGGACCTATCTGGACATCGCTCAAATCCATCCCGGCATTAAGCGTTTTCTCGATTTAAGGAACGAAATCGGTCTTCGCTCGATTTTTCACACGATCGCCAGGCTCCTGAACCCATTGGAAGCTTCCAGCCAAATTATTGGAATTTCTCACCCGAAATCGTATGAAAAGATCGCAGAGACCGTCCGGGCTCTCGGCGTTTCAAACGCTCTGGTGGTCAGGGGGTTGGAGGGAGAATCCGAGGAAAATCTTTCAGGCCCCGTCGAGGGGATTATCGTCAACCCGGGAAGCCACTCCAAAACGCACCTTGAACCCTCTCCACTGGGTTTGACGCCAATAAGACGGTCTGAAATTGAAATGAAAGATCCGGAAGCGGAAGCCCGAATAACGGAAGAAATTCTGGAGGGAAAAGGAGGAAAAGATAGAACAGCATTAACCCTCTGGAACGCGTCAATCGGTCTTTTTATTTCCGGCAAAGCCAAAACGCTTCAAGAAGCTTATGTCCGGTCCAAGAAATCCCTTGAATCCGGAGAAGCCCTCCAAATACTCAAGGCAATCAAAAAAACATTTTATTGA